The segment CTTTTAGCAGAGATAACTGTTAAAGCTAAAGCGTGCGCTCCTTTTAATCCCCGTTCTCGAATAGCTTTTTTTAAATCTTTTGGCAAAGATAACATTGGCATTAAGTTAGCTTTTACCGATGCCGGATTTAAAGCTAAATCCAATAGCGCTAAAAGTATTTTTTCTTCATTTTCATTCACTCCCAAAGATTTTATACCTTGCACCTGTGCCTCTGTGGTAGCAGTCACCAGCGCCGACAATTGATTAGCCTCGCCTGAACGTTCTAATCTCCGTAGCACCGTAGATAAGGTAGTTGGAATTTCTTCCACTCCCATCCCAGTTGAGGTAGTTAGTTCTTTAATAATAGCCTCAGCTTTATCCAAGGAATTAAGGTCTTCGTGATGGATAAACGTTAATAGTGCTTTGCGATGCAAATCTTCTGGCATCAATGCCTTCACAGCTCGCAAAGTTTTCCAGCCTAGTAATTTTGCCGCTGACCAGCGCCTTTGTCCATCCCACAACAAATAGCGCTCACCCTGTGTTATTACAATTATTGGTGCAATTTGACCGTCTTTTTCCATGCTACGAGCAATCGTTTGAATACTCTCAGAAGTTATTGTCTGACGAGGTTGATATAAATTAGGATCGATTGCATCTACAGCTATTTCTAGTTCCCCTTCCTCAGCTAACAATTCTTTTCTTAATTCTTCAATTTGCGGCTCTAGTTCAGGAGATTGGCTTGCCCTGAGTCTTTCTACTTCTGCTTGTAATTCAGCAATTCGTTGCGCTTGGTCAGTAGCTTGAATTGCATTAGTAAAACGGTCGCTGATTTTAGGAAGCTTTGCCATTATAGTTTTCCTTTCCGTACTAAAGTAACGATATCGTCAGCAATGGTCTTGAAGTCTTTACAAGCGGAATGCGCTGGTCGATATTTTTGTATGGGTAAGCCATTGGCTGACGCATTCTTAAATTCGGATGAATCTCGAATTTGAGGATATAGTTTCACTCTTAGTTGTTCGGCTACTTCTGGTAATTGCTGTAAATACTGACGGTGGATGGCACGAGTATTGTCATACAAACTGGGTATCAGCCCTAAAATTGGGGGATGGGGGTCGAGCATTAAATCATCAGCAATTCCAATCAGCCATTCTACTAAGTCAGCTACTCCCGAAACTGATTTCATCTCTAACTGAATGGGAACTAACAGTCCCGTACTAGCCGCAATGGCATTTTCACAGATTATTCCAATTGTCGCCGGGCAATCCAGAATAATTACATCGTGACGTAAAGGATAAGCTTTTAAGCGGTCTGCCAAAACATATTCACCCCGACGACGAATTACTAAGTCATTTGCTACTTGTGCCATACTGGGATGGCCCTGACAAACTTCTATATTGGGATTTGACCAAGCTTGAACTAATGGCCAATTGCCGTCAAAGTCTTTTCCAAGAACTTGCACTACAGAATTTTCAGCTTCTGCTGAAGGTAATCCGCAAAACACATCTAATGCTCTCTGGGGATCGAGGTCGATTAATGCTACTGTCTGACCTCTCTTGCATATCTCATAAGCTAGATGAACGGCTAGGGTTGTTTTGCCTACTCCACCTGCATTCGCTAAAATTCCAATGACTATTTTTTGATTTGACATAAGGTTGCTTGCACTGTCGAATTTTAATATACGACACTTTTAGCAACCGCTCATTGTCGAATTTTAAAATACGACTGATTGTAATGAGAGACGATATTACTATAATTCACTAGCTATAAGAGGTTCCGACTTTCGGATTTAGCGGTTTATTTATATCCAGATCCTTAGCCTCTCCCTCAACCACACTCCGATTTAAGCAAAAATCTATGGTTGTTTGGTTAATAATGGCCAAACCTTTCAACAGCAGTAAACCATTAACTGATTCTTGCTCTTGGATTTCTGGATGAACCCATGCTTCCACAACTGGCATCCCTCCCGATGTCTGCGCGAAAAATGCGATAAAATAGCTCATAACAAAAGCTGAGTATGCCCCCTGAAGTGGTGAATCACTTTTCAATGATGAGGAAATCCAGACTTGTACCCGTTGTGGTCAAGTGCATGATAAGCGGGGTGGTTCTCAATTGTTCCATTGTCCTGAGTGTGGTTTCACGCTACCGAGGGATTGGAATGGTGATGCACGGGATTCTCCTGAAAGCTGTGCGGGATACCGCCGCTATCACTTTTGAGGGTGATAGTGTTATGGTTGCATCATTCCGGGGATGCCCGGAATGATGCCGCGTAAATGTATCAGGTAAAATGATTTATCTAATTAAAGAGCCAGCTAGTCAAAAGCAAATTGAGGAAATGTTAGAAATCCTTGGCAGTTATATTAAACTAGCAGTAGACATTGAACGGGGAATTTTAGCTGGTGGTGGAGAACTTCACGCTGATTGCGAGGCTGTGTTGCTTGAAGACGGTAGTCTTCAAACATATATTTGGGGAGCAGATTGGTATCCGCTTACTCAAGAGGTAGGATATGAATCTCTAATCAATATCCGTCCTCGTCAGAACAACCGCTCAATGGAAATTCAAGATTCAGTAATTCGACAACAAGTTGCTGAGATCGTTCAACAGTTATTAGGAGGCTTATGAGAAATTGGAATGGTTTAAAAGAGCGTTATTTAAAAGATGAGCTACCGATTCGTTTAGGAAACTTAGCTTCTAATTTGACGCGAATAAAATCTCGTTGTCAAAATGTAGCAAATCGTGAGTTAGTTGAAAGTTTACTACAAGAAAGTAAACTTTTTATTGAATGGACAGCTAGAGATGCAGAGGTAGAAATAGCCGCCGAGTTAGTCGAATTACAAATTCAATTATCTTTATGGCACTACTGTATTGGCAGGATTTGGGATGATGGTTCTCAAAGGATGCTGTTTGCTGAACAAGCAAAAGTTTGGTCAGAGCGGGTGCTAACTTTGTCAGGTTTGTTGTCTGTAAGTTAAATAGGTATGGGAGCAATCGCTATCATTTAATTAAAAATATAAAAATAGCGAACCCTATATCAACAACTCAAGAATCCCCTAAAAACCCCTGGAGTTCCATCGGCGTCGCTAGATGTAATAGGGCCGACGAATCTATCAGGGCCACTAGATATTAAAGCACCAGCTTGTGCGGAAGGGCTGGTGAATCTAAAGAGGCCGATAAACGTAAAGAAGCCGATGTGACGCTCGTCGATGTTTTATCTCATGGCTATTTGAAGGCGACACAGACAAAATGTAGATTATCGGCACCCCAGAAAGACACCTGCCAGATATGGATGGAGTAAAGTCAAGGAATCGGTTAGCGCCTTTAGATGTTATCGAGCCGATGGGTGCACCAGTGGATATTTGAGACCAATGGATGCAGAATCGGCCAGTGAAATCATTAGTAAGCGAGAGAACGAACGCGATACTTTACTGCTAAAAATTCAACAACTAAAGAGCCAATTAAAAGCGCATTTCAATAGATCGCCACCTACCGACACCTATGGATTTATGCACTTACGGTGGATTTAAAAGAGCCGATTCTTGTAGTGGGCCGGTGGATGTTGAGGCCCTGGTGGATGTTCGGAGGCCGGTAGAGGTAGAATCGGCCTTCGTTTCAATTGGCTTTCTAGAGACCGAACCTAACCTTTTACTCACAAAAATTGAACCTATGAGCGAAAGTGTGTGTTAAAATGGAATAGTTAAACAATAAATACAAAAAAGTATGGACTACGGAACTATCAAATTTTTGAAGCCAGAAGAGTTTAAACGCTTTTGGGGAGTAAGACCAGAGACTTTTAAGCAGATGGTGAAAGTATTAAAAGAACACGAAAAATTTAAAAAAAAGTGGCCGACCTTCCAAATGTAGAGACGAACTGCGGCGAACGTCTCTACTTTAGAAAACCAACTTAAAATGACGCTAGAATATTTGAGAGAATACCGGATCTACTGACCTATAGGGCAAAGTTGGGGGGTAAATAAATCCAATGTTTATCGTATAATTACCAAAGTAGAAAAATGTTTAATTGAATTAGGATTGTTTAGACTGCCTGGAAAAAAAAGCCCTCTTAAATCAAGAGTTAGAGTGGGAAGTCGTAGTAGTTGATGTCACAGAAACTCCCATTGAACGTCCCAAAAAAAAACAAAAAAACTTTTACAGCGGTAAGAAAAAGAAGCATACATTAAAATATCAAATAGTAGTGGAGCAAAAAACATTCGTTAATTCTCTGCACTGCTGTAGGCAAGGGGAAAGGACATGATTTTTAAATATTTAAAAAAATAAAAATCAAGATAAATAAAAATATAAAAGGCCTAGCCGATAAAGGATATCAAGGGGTTATAAAAATTCATAAAAAGAGTCAAACTCCTCAGAAAAAGAAAAAAGGTCAAGACTTATCTGAAGAGCAAAAGATACAAAATAAAAAGCTGTCCTTATTAAGAATTGTTATTGAACACATTAATCGTAATCTGAAGATTTTTAAAATAATTTCATCCCGCTATAGAAATAGAAGAAAAAGATTTTTATTGCGTTTAAATTTGATAGCCGGTATTTATAATTATGAGTTTTCTTTGCCTAAAATTTGTTAATGATGGGGACTTTCGCTCATAGGTCTAGTCTCTTGACATCCCTATTTTACTGTATCCAGAAGGCCGGTTATAAGACACTAGCCTATTCTCTCGTTCTCCTCTACCAAAGCTTTGATATTTTAGCAAAGAAATGCGGAATTTTAAAAATAGTTTTGTTATTATTTAATATAGTAACGTTCAACTCAATTCCCTGAAAAATAGCGTGTGACAATTCCAACATCCTCCACTTCAGTCGATTACGCACTAAGACCTTACCAATCAGATTTGGTACAGCAAATATGGAAAGCTTGGGCAACCGGCCAGCGCCGCATTCTACTGGCGTTGCCTACTGGTGCTGGAAAAACCGTCCTCTTCAGCAGTGTAGCCCATGAATTTATTGCTAAACAACAACCCATCTTAGTAGTTGTTCACCGCGAAGAACTACTATTACAAGCATCTGAAAAATTAATGGCTGTCACCGGCCTGCCTGTAGGAATTATAAAAGCTGGTTATAAAGAAAATCGAGATTGCTTAAT is part of the Ancylothrix sp. D3o genome and harbors:
- a CDS encoding ParB/RepB/Spo0J family partition protein; protein product: MAKLPKISDRFTNAIQATDQAQRIAELQAEVERLRASQSPELEPQIEELRKELLAEEGELEIAVDAIDPNLYQPRQTITSESIQTIARSMEKDGQIAPIIVITQGERYLLWDGQRRWSAAKLLGWKTLRAVKALMPEDLHRKALLTFIHHEDLNSLDKAEAIIKELTTSTGMGVEEIPTTLSTVLRRLERSGEANQLSALVTATTEAQVQGIKSLGVNENEEKILLALLDLALNPASVKANLMPMLSLPKDLKKAIRERGLKGAHALALTVISAKSLKISERQAKKERIEATNRVIEQDLTVPKTRELVAKIKAKYLKPEVSESREVTAIVKGVEKLSRAVIVSTSPEQLVELRQVLQQKLSEIDDVLNQ
- a CDS encoding ParA family protein: MSNQKIVIGILANAGGVGKTTLAVHLAYEICKRGQTVALIDLDPQRALDVFCGLPSAEAENSVVQVLGKDFDGNWPLVQAWSNPNIEVCQGHPSMAQVANDLVIRRRGEYVLADRLKAYPLRHDVIILDCPATIGIICENAIAASTGLLVPIQLEMKSVSGVADLVEWLIGIADDLMLDPHPPILGLIPSLYDNTRAIHRQYLQQLPEVAEQLRVKLYPQIRDSSEFKNASANGLPIQKYRPAHSACKDFKTIADDIVTLVRKGKL
- a CDS encoding DUF5674 family protein; the protein is MIYLIKEPASQKQIEEMLEILGSYIKLAVDIERGILAGGGELHADCEAVLLEDGSLQTYIWGADWYPLTQEVGYESLINIRPRQNNRSMEIQDSVIRQQVAEIVQQLLGGL